In Carassius auratus strain Wakin chromosome 46, ASM336829v1, whole genome shotgun sequence, the following proteins share a genomic window:
- the LOC113063980 gene encoding uncharacterized protein LOC113063980 — MDRVKPLLLIGSDMPHLLTPVQPICKGPVGGPIAVHTQLGWSLQGPMSPMQPSRGNQQCLHIMTSPNRDDLIQHVERLWQVDTLPYNTKVITRSKQDKEAYTLLQNATIRVTVDHVQRYATPLLRKTPLSLLHADQTAVLPILRRTERRLSRDPEKAKVYCSEIRKLESAGYVAKISAEEADQSTESWFIPHHMVHHNGKDRIVFNCSFQHQGQSLNDQLLPGPTLGPSLLGVLLRFRQHTVAISGDIKGMFHQVRLLPGDKPILRFLWRDMNREAEPEIYEWQVLPFGTTCSPCCAIHALQQHVQGHKDDMADLVDIVEHSFCVDNCLHSVPTTSEAKEKVDGLRQILSEGGFEIRQWACNVPSVTQHLPPEARSANSERWLTQSSMDLQELTLGLRWDCISDTLGYNLRSVETAEPTMRNIYKTLASQYDPLGFIIPFTTRAKVIIQDLWKHNLGWDDPIELLHLRESWLTWVGELPILPKLQFPRAYTPVSADNPSATRELHVFSDASERAYGSVAYLRTTDDQGQVTLTFVLARSRVAPRKCLSIPRLELCAALTGAQLGKVIQTELTIPVHKVTFWSDSTTVLYWLTSESCRYKVFVGTRVAEVQTLTEMSEWRYVDSNHNPADHITRGLRLTELTGTHQVQPS; from the coding sequence ATGGACAGAGTGAAACCACTGCTGCTTATTGGGTCAGACATGCCTCATCTCCTGACACCTGTTCAGCCCATATGCAAAGGCCCAGTAGGGGGACCCATTGCTGTTCATACACAACTTGGATGGTCTCTCCAAGGCCCGATGAGTCCCATGCAGCCCTCAAGGGGAAATCAGCAGTGCCTCCACATAATGACATCTCCAAACCGTGATGACCTGATTCAACATGTGGAAAGACTCTGGCAAGTTGATACACTCCCATACAATACTAAGGTGATTACACGGTCCAAACAGGACAAAGAGGCTTACACCTTGCTTCAAAATGCCACTATAAGAGTGACAGTGGACCATGTACAACGATATGCTACCCCATTGCTGAGAAAAACCCCCCTGAGCTTACTCCATGCAGACCAAACTGCGGTTCTCCCCATTTTACGCCGCACAGAGCGCAGACTGTCACGGGATCCAGAAAAGGCTAAAGTTTACTGCAGTGAGATCCGTAAGTTAGAGTCAGCGGGTTATGTGGCAAAGATAAGTGCAGAGGAAGCGGATCAAAGTACAGAGTCTTGGTTCATTCCGCACCACATGGTGCACCACAATGGTAAAGACAGAATTGTTTTCAACTGCTCCTTCCAACATCAAGGACAGTCTTTGAATGATCAGCTGCTGCCAGGGCCAACTTTGGGACCATCCTTACTAGGTGTCCTCCTGAGATTCCGCCAGCACACTGTTGCTATCAGTGGGGACATCAAAGGTATGTTCCACCAAGTCCGCTTGCTGCCTGGGGACAAACCAATACTGCGTTTCCTTTGGAGAGACATGAACAGGGAAGCAGAACCTGAGATATACGAGTGGCAAGTGCTTCCATTTGGCACTACATGCAGCCCCTGTTGTGCCATCCATGCCCTCCAACAACATGTCCAAGGGCACAAAGATGATATGGCTGACTTAGTTGATATTGTGGAACATTCATTCTGTGTCGACAACTGCCTTCACAGTGTACCAACGACAAGTGAGGCTAAAGAGAAAGTGGATGGGCTGCGCCAGATCCTTTCTGAAGGGGGCTTTGAGATTAGACAGTGGGCATGCAATGTGCCATCTGTAACCCAACACCTACCTCCAGAGGCCAGGTCTGCAAACAGTGAGCGCTGGTTAACACAAAGCAGCATGGATCTTCAGGAACTCACTCTTGGTCTGCGGTGGGATTGCATAAGTGACACTCTGGGGTACAACTTGCGTTCTGTGGAGACTGCTGAGCCTACAATGaggaatatatataaaacattggcAAGTCAGTATGACCCTTTGGGGTTCATTATCCCATTCACTACCAGGGCCAAAGTCATTATTCAAGACCTCTGGAAGCACAATCTTGGTTGGGACGACCCCATAGAACTGTTGCATTTGAGAGAAAGTTGGCTCACCTGGGTAGGAGAGCTCCCAATTCTTCCCAAGTTGCAGTTCCCTCGAGCATACACCCCAGTCTCTGCCGACAACCCATCAGCCACCCGAGAGCTTCATGTCTTTAGTGATGCATCGGAAAGGGCCTACGGTTCAGTGGCATACCTACGCACCACAGATGATCAAGGACAGGTTACTCTTACCTTTGTCTTGGCCAGGTCTAGAGTAGCACCTCGCAAATGCCTGTCAATACCTCGTTTGGAGCTCTGTGCTGCCCTTACCGGCGCACAGTTGGGCAAGGTGATCCAAACTGAGTTGACCATACCTGTCCACAAAGTCACTTTCTGGTCTGACTCTACCACTGTGTTGTACTGGTTGACATCTGAATCATGCCGCTACAAAGTGTTTGTAGGGACACGTGTGGCAGAGGTACAGACTTTAACAGAGATGTCTGAATGGAGGTACGTGGACTCAAATCACAACCCAGCCGACCACATCACACGAGGTCTTAGACTGACAGAATTAACAGGCACTCATCAGGTCCAGCCTTCCTGA